The sequence below is a genomic window from Pygocentrus nattereri isolate fPygNat1 chromosome 16, fPygNat1.pri, whole genome shotgun sequence.
AGCATTCTCAGCCGAGCACAGGCACCGCTGGCCACAGGCCCAGCAGGAGGGCAGGCTGCGAGGGGCACAACACTCCTGGCATTTGCAGCGACTACAGCGTTCGCAGATGAAAAGATGCAAGCCTAAATCCTCTCCGTCGGCCAAGCCTTTACCTAATGAGTCTGGTTTCAGATCACCCTTAGGCTGAGAGCGCACAACTGTGGCCAGGCCAGAATGAGAGGGGGTTAATCCTGAAAGAAGTCTTTGGTCAGAAGCAGCACTTCCACGGGACATGGAGCTGATGGTACTAGAGCGGCTCAAGTGTGCCAGGTGGACATGTTGGTGCTGACTCTGACTGCGAGGGATCTGAGGATGCCGCTCATCGTGAGTATAGAAGACACCCACCTGAGTGGCAGGCTCTAGAGCCACTGGCCGTTCCACATAGTCATTGCTGGCCCTTATTGAGCGGATCTGGTCTATGGACAACACAGAAACCTGCTGGAGGTCCAAGCCATCACGGTCCATCCTGAGAGGAGGTGCTGGATCCATAATGTCACTACGGCCACCAAGGGAGAGACTTGGATATAAGGCTCACGCCTATCAGGGTACATCAGATAAACCTGAAAGatacaataatacaaaacaTCATGATTTTTTCAACCAGGTGACTCATGTAAAAGTTTTAGCAGTGGGCACAAGAGGGAACAACAGAAATCTATGCACACATAACCCCTGTTCACACCACTTAGATAGTCTACTGCTGAGGCTACAGCTATTATTAGACACAGAGGATGGAGAGATAAAACCATTGACATCACACTGTAATTTAGCATCTGGTGAACACAGCTGTTGACACAAGGGAAGGGAATCTGAGCAGAGAAATTGACAGAAACGAATTGTGAGAAACAGGGGAACCCAAAAGACTTGTCAATGTCCTGAGGCATCTTTTCCCCAGCTGCTCAGAGGAATCTAAGGGCCCCTCCCTGCAGCTTTTCTTTTGTTAAGCCTTATCCTCCATAAACAGGAACAACATGGCTGGTGGAATGTACATGGAAAACATCAGCATCCTGGAATTGAGAAACATGCTGctcacattatttgatgttatgcCCCAACAAGAACTTGGACTGCATTAGCGTTTTGTGCATTCAAGACTCTAAATAAACTAATTGCACAAATTTGACAAACCTCCTGGGTTGTCTATGTTTTTCTGCACACCCCTTGAGTTACACAACCACCGTTTGCATGAACGAACCCGGATCTCTCCAAAGGAGGTCAGTTTTCAGAAAAGATCATTCAGAACAAATGGAGATGCATTTTAGGGCAGGTCTGATAGAGAGATTAGACAGGAGAGGAGAGCCATGCCTGACATAACCAGGAACGGAAATCCATACACAAGGGCAGCAATTAGAGGAAGCAGTGTCTGCTCCCAGTCCGCCAAGTATCTGGGGCACACTCAGCTGAATTCCTGGCAAGAGCTCTGGATGCTCTAGCAAAAA
It includes:
- the LOC108431288 gene encoding protein sprouty homolog 3, whose amino-acid sequence is MDPAPPLRMDRDGLDLQQVSVLSIDQIRSIRASNDYVERPVALEPATQVGVFYTHDERHPQIPRSQSQHQHVHLAHLSRSSTISSMSRGSAASDQRLLSGLTPSHSGLATVVRSQPKGDLKPDSLGKGLADGEDLGLHLFICERCSRCKCQECCAPRSLPSCWACGQRCLCSAENAVEYGTCLCCVKGLFYHCSADDEDNCADRPCSCAPAHACTRWGTMTLLALCLPCLCCYPPAKLCLTLCQRSYDRATRPGCRCSNTNTVCRKISASNPTPFRKTLEKPV